From one Haloarcula halobia genomic stretch:
- a CDS encoding DUF7437 domain-containing protein: protein MAKSPSRSGRPPIQQLQTVVDLLETPTLARLYAYILQHGPVTVSGMVTELGIPQGTAYDYVQNLETAGLVEKAREQRPYEYDAESIALTLSTDGETQTITPGLIAAVARREEDEDIDVYIERHGLDGLAVALEYAYEFVDGTVNHRIAARELDLSPLEAEIILQALEPVATEYADAAA from the coding sequence ATGGCGAAATCACCGTCCCGGTCGGGCCGACCACCGATTCAGCAGCTTCAGACGGTCGTCGACCTCCTCGAAACGCCGACACTCGCTCGGTTGTACGCCTACATCTTGCAACACGGCCCAGTGACTGTTTCCGGGATGGTCACCGAACTCGGCATCCCACAGGGGACCGCTTACGACTACGTTCAAAATCTCGAAACCGCTGGCTTAGTGGAGAAAGCCCGTGAGCAGCGCCCGTACGAATACGATGCCGAGTCGATTGCACTCACGCTCTCGACGGACGGCGAAACGCAAACGATTACGCCAGGACTAATCGCAGCCGTTGCTCGCCGCGAAGAGGACGAAGACATCGATGTCTACATCGAGCGCCATGGCCTCGACGGTCTCGCCGTCGCGCTTGAATACGCTTACGAGTTCGTTGACGGAACGGTCAACCATCGGATTGCGGCCCGGGAACTCGATCTCTCACCGCTGGAAGCAGAGATTATTCTCCAAGCGCTGGAGCCGGTTGCGACCGAGTACGCCGACGCGGCTGCATGA
- a CDS encoding UPF0175 family protein codes for MARITGSYPDDLDLLIEGAVEAGVFGGKSDALREFVREYFEDHENERIAAAVALYERERITLGDAARLAAVDRWTMRDILREHGVELRLGLVDEDDAAYEVEAARELEFDDEDSSDEEPRAK; via the coding sequence ATGGCACGAATTACCGGTTCCTACCCAGATGACCTCGACCTCCTCATTGAGGGTGCTGTCGAGGCTGGTGTCTTCGGGGGCAAGAGCGATGCGTTGCGCGAGTTCGTGCGTGAATACTTCGAGGACCACGAGAACGAACGGATTGCAGCTGCGGTCGCCCTCTACGAACGCGAGCGGATCACACTCGGTGATGCTGCGAGACTCGCTGCTGTCGACCGCTGGACGATGCGTGACATCCTCCGTGAGCACGGTGTTGAACTTCGCCTCGGGCTCGTTGACGAAGACGACGCAGCCTACGAGGTAGAGGCAGCACGCGAACTCGAATTCGATGATGAGGACTCGTCTGATGAGGAGCCACGTGCTAAATGA
- a CDS encoding DUF7342 family protein codes for MTEDESNSRDLMERQTTGEDRVRMTARQLSEPRTANWIASEAGWSHEPTKRVLERLVDDGILHCDESGTHTTYYPDYRRQAMQEAMRLRDSGHTVEELTDRLADMKAQIRDWEGEFDVESPNHLRGTLAEESLDADEESRRREIAREWEHLQRRIEIVGFAIREWDFLTPTTEPAEASS; via the coding sequence ATGACCGAAGACGAATCGAACTCCAGGGATCTGATGGAGCGCCAGACCACGGGTGAAGACCGGGTGAGGATGACCGCCCGGCAGCTGTCGGAGCCGCGGACAGCCAACTGGATCGCCTCCGAAGCGGGCTGGTCACACGAGCCGACCAAGCGTGTCCTCGAACGGCTCGTCGATGATGGCATCCTCCATTGTGACGAAAGCGGTACTCATACGACGTACTACCCAGATTACCGACGCCAAGCGATGCAAGAGGCGATGCGGCTTCGAGACAGCGGACACACTGTTGAGGAACTCACGGACCGTCTCGCCGATATGAAGGCGCAGATTCGCGATTGGGAGGGTGAATTTGACGTCGAGTCGCCAAACCACCTTCGCGGAACGCTCGCCGAAGAGTCTCTCGACGCCGACGAAGAAAGCCGTCGCCGTGAGATTGCACGCGAGTGGGAACACCTCCAACGGCGCATCGAAATCGTCGGCTTCGCCATCCGTGAATGGGATTTCCTCACTCCGACAACAGAGCCCGCTGAGGCCAGCAGCTGA
- a CDS encoding RNA-guided endonuclease InsQ/TnpB family protein: MADRVVTRTLKASVTNHSQVAEDLDSHGFAASKLWNVGRWMISRVWNAIDHIPDADELCSYLKDHDRYADLHSQSSQRVLQELGEAFVSWYEQDDPDANPPGYRKHGDERPRSTVTWKNQGFKLDTQYNRVRLSKGTNMKESRYAADYILCEYTLQTDDQTLDAVESVQTVRAVWNGDAWELHFVCKMRIETPETPGERTAGIDLGICNTAAVSLGDETLLYPGNALKEDAHYFRREEYETEGADGPSDKAEWARQTKSRRQDHFLHALSKDIVEQCADRDVGTIAVGHPKNIRDDEDWGRHGNKRLHDWAFEALLSHIEYKAQERGIDVERVDEAALKTSKTCCECGTEADSNRVERGLYICENCDLLANSDLNAAENMRSTVTPSPAKDRSNGCLAQPSVRLFDKSTGRVVPQEQVVP; encoded by the coding sequence ATGGCGGATCGGGTCGTCACACGGACACTCAAAGCGAGTGTGACGAATCACTCGCAAGTCGCTGAGGACCTCGATTCGCATGGCTTCGCTGCCAGTAAACTGTGGAACGTCGGCCGGTGGATGATCTCGCGCGTCTGGAATGCTATTGACCACATTCCAGACGCCGATGAACTCTGTTCGTACCTCAAAGACCACGACCGCTATGCGGATTTGCACTCACAATCCAGTCAACGAGTTCTTCAGGAACTCGGTGAAGCGTTCGTCTCGTGGTATGAACAGGACGATCCAGACGCGAACCCACCCGGCTACCGCAAACATGGCGACGAACGCCCACGCTCGACCGTGACGTGGAAGAATCAGGGCTTCAAACTCGATACGCAGTACAACCGTGTTCGGCTTTCCAAAGGCACGAACATGAAGGAATCCCGGTACGCCGCAGACTATATCCTCTGCGAATACACGCTCCAGACAGACGACCAGACGCTCGACGCTGTCGAGAGCGTCCAGACCGTGCGTGCTGTCTGGAACGGGGATGCGTGGGAGCTCCACTTCGTCTGCAAGATGCGGATTGAGACGCCCGAAACACCCGGCGAGAGAACCGCAGGTATCGACCTCGGCATCTGCAACACTGCGGCCGTCTCTCTCGGTGACGAGACACTCCTGTATCCGGGCAACGCTCTGAAAGAAGACGCACACTACTTCCGCCGCGAGGAATACGAGACGGAAGGAGCTGATGGCCCGAGCGATAAAGCAGAGTGGGCGCGGCAGACGAAATCCCGGCGACAGGACCACTTCCTGCACGCCCTCTCAAAAGACATCGTAGAACAGTGTGCTGACCGTGACGTGGGAACGATAGCGGTGGGCCACCCGAAGAACATCCGCGACGATGAAGATTGGGGACGGCACGGGAACAAGCGGTTGCACGACTGGGCGTTCGAGGCGCTGCTCAGCCACATCGAGTACAAGGCCCAAGAACGCGGCATCGACGTCGAGCGTGTCGATGAAGCAGCGCTGAAAACGTCGAAAACGTGCTGCGAGTGTGGGACTGAAGCCGACTCGAATCGTGTCGAGCGCGGCTTGTACATCTGTGAGAATTGTGATCTGCTCGCTAATAGTGACCTGAACGCGGCGGAGAATATGCGATCGACGGTAACTCCGAGTCCTGCGAAGGATAGGAGTAACGGCTGCTTGGCACAGCCATCGGTACGCCTGTTCGACAAATCAACGGGGCGAGTCGTCCCACAAGAACAGGTCGTCCCGTAG